The Bombus pascuorum chromosome 13, iyBomPasc1.1, whole genome shotgun sequence nucleotide sequence CACATATCGTGCGAAAATTGATGCTGATGCTAAGAATAAGTAATAAACGACAAATGTACAGTGGACGTCATCATCTCAGTGCTGAACTAATTCACGcgattacaaatattatcatttattcttttaagtagatataaaaattgtatctttatatggtaaaatatatttatatccttGGGACATGTTTTGAGATCtatcttaatattatattcttcacATTTGTAAAGTAAGTAAGCATACATTCCTAATGTTAATGTCTTTTCTAGCGGAGGAGTTTCAAAAAGAGATTTAACAAAAAGGCACCACTATCAAAAACTTACATGTATGCTTTTCTGCTTCACTTTCTGTTGTATCACTTAGGTCTGTTGCATCGATAATAGGATCTGGTCGAGGCAAATGATGAACTTCTGCTTTTGTTTCAGAGATTGTATCTGGCACTCGAGTTACTGCATGTTCTGTATTACCACTTTCTACCTTTGATATAGAACACatcatttcataaaaaaattaaattaaaattaatatatgatattggaaaacaaaaatagCACACGCTGATTGATAATACACTCTAACTCCAATCATGCATTAATTTTTgatatgttaatatataaattacctCGGAAAATGACTCTACGGATAATCTTGTTGATAACTTCTCTTCATCAGGTGCTGGTAACGGCGGAACATAATCTTCATCATCCGATGTTAAACCCAATTCATCTCCATAACAAGAATGTACAAGTTGCCACATTTCAGGTGCATTCATTGgcttaaacaattaatttcttatttagaCACTTCGACGTTTAATTACATTGAAagttttatatcattttatataaaattaatatgaataaatatttgtaatatgttTCGATGTCACATAATTTTCGTACCTCACCAATAAGAGCATTTTGCCATACACGAAATAACATTACATATGTTTTATCTCTTGCACCGAAAGATGTCAAGAAAAACTTGTCAGTGGCAGTGCATATTAAAATTGCATTAGGTATCACAAGTGCAGTTTTTTCTTTGGTGATAGATGTAACATCTTTCCAGCGTAAACATACTAGGGTTTCccaactaaaaatatttgcataaaagcATACATAATTTTGAGATACATAGAGTCTTCCATGAACTAATATTTCACGTTGCAGTGCACACGAATAAtctagaaattatatattttctgttatgtttaaatatatttgcaatctGATGTGattaatatactaatattattataatagtgataaaaatgatttaaaatttgaagtaaGTTTATAACAGAAGCATTAAGAGAAATAAAGTATCAGTATTGACAGCACCATGTACTACAtgttattacaataaaatcttacatgaaaattaattacttaccGACAACTAATCTTTCATCATCTGGTACATCTTTAAATATACGCCTAAAATCATCAGATCTAGATTTGTAAGTTGGATATAAAACGTGATaccaagatttttttttatttcgttcacTACtccgtgtttcttttttaccctCGTGTGAACTTTTTACAGCCTGAGAAGAATCTGACGATTTGTTTGCTATATCTTGTTGTtgctatattatgtttttaaaatgaattGTGCATTAATTTGTGAcaatggaaattttataacaaaagatttttttaatgataaaatctTACATGTACTTGATGATCATCCAATTTGTTGACGCTATTAGATTCCTTGGTACTTGAATCATGACTTGTTTTGGAGTGATCTCGTTTATTACGCACTTTTGGACTAGGGCGTGGAGATAAATTTGGACTTGATACTGGactatctttcttttctccacTTGTGCCACTCTCTTGTACATTATCTGATATACCATTGCCTATGTTTGTTGATGTTGGATTCTGATTTTCCAACTCGGTCATAACTTCACGATTATATATTAACAAGTCCTCCATTGACTTATTCCTATCAAATTAAAGTTGCAAAtcattagaaataaaaatatattaaaacagctattttaaaatatatacgcaaaagaaatgaataaacaataaaaaaaaagaaaaaaaaatacaaaataatgtgaaataagaatatcattgtaaaattctttgtaaaattacatacatGTTTGTGGTTGGGTATTTTTGAACAGATTCCACTTCAAAGTgcataatatgtaattatacagTGTACTACTCGTAAGTTTTGTTTGATGAATGCTATGAACTTGTCACAATTTTAGAATAGAATACAACAATTTCTACCGAACGATGGCATTACAATACAATAGGTACCGATAATGTAATACAGTATTTTTTACTGTTAATACATTTTAGAAGCAGAACATACGTGTGACTTTTTACGAACTGTATAATCGTTGCGGTAAAGACAATCCATTTCAACTAAAAACGTGAACCGTTACCGAACACGCATCAATCGTTGTCATTCATGTAGacttataatttctattaaccTTCTGTTTAATTATCAAGTTCGTACTTccttaacaaaatttttatcaatgtatatcaatgtttaaaaagaaacaaaaagtacCGACAATGAGTACTTCAAAAACGATCCACCATATTGAAATGGCATATTCTCTTTTCCGGTCCGATACgaatcaaaattttcaaaaaattagcatgaacgtaatattataacataGTTTAGTCAATAATCATTtagtaacataaaataaaatgtatcaattacgtaaaataaaagctGGAAAAATGTCGTGAATGTAgttgtatctttttttatttaatcaatgtatatattaaataacacaGTTAGTAGTTACGCGTGGAAACAACATTCTTTGCAAAAACCATATGTATGGTATGTAATCATCAATTACTGAGAAATGGTCAATATATTAGCCCTTAAATTTTAGCGTAATGTCCTTATTGTGACATTTGCATAATAGTTTTCATGAATACTGCAAATTCATTAATTGATTACGTATAGGTATATATACGTGCgtttatgtgtatatatatatatatatatatatatatatatatatataatataatataatataatataatataatatgtatatatatatatcttatttttatactttagaAATTGCATTTCACTTGTAATAGCGAGTACGTTATTAGTAAAAAACGGAATAAAAAGTCATGATTACGAGAAGACAAccaataatgttaaataagcAGTTGTTGCAACACTTAGGTGATCATATCACGCTTACCATAAAGCACGTGTATGTAGCATTCATCGCAAGCatcatcttttttattaatcttgGGACATATTAGTTAAAAAAtcatgtacatataatatttaaatcatttGGTTGTATCGAAtttgaagattatttttatttttttattcaagaaACTAGAGTGTAATTTAAATCTTGATCATGGAATTTAAGAAGCCTAATCGATCTAGTAGCTGCACATGGGAGTTAAACGCAACAAATTCACCACATACATGTAGAATGGAGTAAGTTTATAACAAAAGTATtaaccaaaaaagaaaacgattaGAAGTATTAATCTAGTGTAACTGAAATTATTGTCATAGATACGTCATCGTCATACTCAGTGAAAAGATAGAAGgtataatcaaataatatctTGCGGTATAATAAAGATgtaattataacataaaaattatctacAACCATATCGTTGATTAAGtccattatacatataataattacataattatataaccgtttcattttattttttctattaatgtaggttatatttttctgtgaataaatttcaaattcttgatgtagataacattatataatagaaGAAACACACATCCGTATGTATGTTTTCTATTTAACTTCTTATAGCTACGCAGTTACGTGACTTAAAAGTTGAACACATCTGTGTGtacatatattctttaaattttattcatatatatttgcCCATCGTTATACTATATTGTTAGACTAGCATCGAATGATCCATGATTATAAGATTATTACTTTCGCTGTTGGAATAATAAGTACTTAAAAAATAGAGTAAGAAGACcacaatttattatagaaatttgtttttttaaatgaaattttagttatAGAAAGTTGAATTTCGTAAATCAATGACATATTATAATCATTTGAGAtagcagaaaatatttatttcaaagatCTAAAAGACAATTGTAAAAGTTTTGgttcaaaaattcaaataaataattccttttgTCTTTCTTATTATACTTAGcctattctttaaaaataagaaatacttggaaaattttaaatcaaatataataccgttattcttaatatttttatagtatgCTTATTTACTTTGTTATGTAAgtgtttgtattttatatgaagctttcttttctttttttgaatttcaatgttgacttttttttacattgtattaatatgatttttatttcagaaatggCGACCGTACCAAGATACTTCCTGATATTTTAACTACTATTGGGCAAACTCcacttataaaattaaataatatcccAAAATCTTGTGGGATTAAATGTGAAATGTGTtagtattaattttgtttattcaatatgtaatttagaaatttgatataattaaatattagtttACTTTTAGATGTAAAATGTGAATTCCTTAATCCTGGTGGTTCTGTGAAAGACAGAATCGCATATAGGATGGTGCAGGATGCAGAAGAGAAAGGTTTGCTAAAGCCAGGATATACCATCATCGAACCTACAAGTGGTAATACTGGGATTGGTTTGGCAATGGTTGCTGCAGTTAGGGGATATAGATGCATTATTGTTATGCCAGAAAAAATGTCTGATGAGAAAGTGTCAACACTTTATGCACTTGGCGCTGAAATTGTTCGAACCCCAACAGAAGCAAGTTGGGATAGTCCAGAAGCTCATATCAGCGTTGcacaaaaattacaaacagAAATACCAAATAGCATTATTCTTGATCAGGTAATGTCACATATATGTGTACACGCGTTTGTATATTATTGAGtatcgtacaattttattactttctatttatattgtatCGCTCAGTATACTAATCCTGGAAATCCATTGGCTCATTATGATCAAACTGCAACTGAAATTTGGAAGCAATGCGAGGGGAAATTAGATTATGTAGTAGCTGGTGCGGGCACTGGTGGTACTGTTTCAGGTATTGCGCGAAAACTGAAAGAATTATCACcagatataaaaatcattgCCGTAGATCCCAAAGGAAGTATTTTAGATCCTGAATCGCAAGATTCAGAAGTTGGTTTTTACGAAGTAGAAGGAATTGGGTGGGTATAACATCCTTTTCTGTTATATCAAGATACAGTAtctttttttgcattttgGATGATtgatgaaattgtttttagGTATGATTTTGTACCTACAGTGTTAGATCGTAACGTAATCGATAAATGGGTAAAAACCGAGGATTACGAATCATTAAATGCCGCTAGAATGCTTATACGTGAAGAAGGTTTACTATGTGGCGGTAGCAGCGGCTCTGCGCTTATAGCTGCCCTAAAGATAGCTAAAGATATTCCCGAAGGAAAACGTATAGTTATTGTTTTACCCGATggaatacgaaattatttaactAAATTTGTATCCAACCACTGGATGGAAACCAGAGGATTTTTGgtaaattatacataatttcaaTCTATACAAATACTGTACGtctattttattagaaattaaaatgatgTATCATTGAATAAATTGCAGCAAGCTACATGTcaaattgaaacaaataagTGGTGGTGGAAtatgaaagtttcaaatttatcttttGATAAACAATCTTTGTTGAAGGAAAATACAGTAACATGTCAAGAAGCTAttcaaatgattaaaaatacgGATGTACAACTACTGCTTATTAGCGataatgatatacatataaaaggTGTCATtagtttgaataaaattttgtcaaacATAATATCTGGTGCTGTAAACTATACAGACTTTGTAGAAAAGACTATGGTTAAACAATATGTTAAAGTTAAGTATTCAGCATCTCTTGGCTATTTATCACGGATTCTTGAAAAAGAACCGTATGCGGTAATTTTAGATGATGAACGCGATGATGCTTTTGTTGGAATCATAAaccaatttcatattttgaattttattactaaaaataatgGATACAACATCTAATAATTATTCGATGTATCAGTTCTTAAACATTAACATACAATCGTTAAACCACTTTTAAGACTATCTTACTCGTTtgtttcattataattatgtttttcatagtttttatttttattacactcTGTGGCTACAAATAAAATTGGATGTATATACTTGGAAACTTATAACTAGCATCTCCagttattttatgcatttaaattaaatattatacaatgcaTTTAAAGTATATAGATActcattttgaaaaaaatgtgaaacttattatatgattaattttacatacttgtagaaaaaaaattacatatatatatatatatacttttaataaataaatccttataaaaattattttgcattaaaatataCGGTTTATGATACTTCAATCAAGTGTACATTTTAAAGCACTACCTGTTGTTGCAACTAGACGAAACGTATATTCTGattctttgatttttatgaaaaaccTAATCGTTagatattatttcgtaatatgtatTAACTTTTATTGAACATGATTTTGCATTGTATTTACGAGCATTAAATTCTTTGAACTTGTACATGAAATTTACAACTTGGTAACGTAGAAATTTCTGCATTAACGGTACTAATAATTCCGAGATTAGCTAAACTTCCTCTTAAAAGACCACAAGTAAATGTCAATAAACGTGGACTTTCTCGAAGATATTTATCACTAAAACCTACTTTCATCAATAACCGAAAAAAGTTGTCTTGTAATACATATACACCATGGTGATTTGTCCTTAAATTATCAATTTGTTTATGATAAAGAGCAGACCAAAAATcagtacaaataaattttatcatatcCAATTCATCTTTAAATCGATTCCATTCCCTCGTCAACCGTTCAATGATTCTGTAGCCAACACTGAATCCCATCCATTCTAGTCGAGACAGCTCTTCTTCCCCTTCCtttatatatgaaacattatGTAGATATTATCGTACAAgttataatgtttttataatatttaactttaat carries:
- the LOC132913340 gene encoding cystathionine beta-synthase isoform X1 produces the protein MEFKKPNRSSSCTWELNATNSPHTCRMENGDRTKILPDILTTIGQTPLIKLNNIPKSCGIKCEMYVKCEFLNPGGSVKDRIAYRMVQDAEEKGLLKPGYTIIEPTSGNTGIGLAMVAAVRGYRCIIVMPEKMSDEKVSTLYALGAEIVRTPTEASWDSPEAHISVAQKLQTEIPNSIILDQYTNPGNPLAHYDQTATEIWKQCEGKLDYVVAGAGTGGTVSGIARKLKELSPDIKIIAVDPKGSILDPESQDSEVGFYEVEGIGYDFVPTVLDRNVIDKWVKTEDYESLNAARMLIREEGLLCGGSSGSALIAALKIAKDIPEGKRIVIVLPDGIRNYLTKFVSNHWMETRGFLQATCQIETNKWWWNMKVSNLSFDKQSLLKENTVTCQEAIQMIKNTDVQLLLISDNDIHIKGVISLNKILSNIISGAVNYTDFVEKTMVKQYVKVKYSASLGYLSRILEKEPYAVILDDERDDAFVGIINQFHILNFITKNNGYNI
- the LOC132913340 gene encoding cystathionine beta-synthase isoform X2, with the translated sequence MYVKCEFLNPGGSVKDRIAYRMVQDAEEKGLLKPGYTIIEPTSGNTGIGLAMVAAVRGYRCIIVMPEKMSDEKVSTLYALGAEIVRTPTEASWDSPEAHISVAQKLQTEIPNSIILDQYTNPGNPLAHYDQTATEIWKQCEGKLDYVVAGAGTGGTVSGIARKLKELSPDIKIIAVDPKGSILDPESQDSEVGFYEVEGIGYDFVPTVLDRNVIDKWVKTEDYESLNAARMLIREEGLLCGGSSGSALIAALKIAKDIPEGKRIVIVLPDGIRNYLTKFVSNHWMETRGFLQATCQIETNKWWWNMKVSNLSFDKQSLLKENTVTCQEAIQMIKNTDVQLLLISDNDIHIKGVISLNKILSNIISGAVNYTDFVEKTMVKQYVKVKYSASLGYLSRILEKEPYAVILDDERDDAFVGIINQFHILNFITKNNGYNI
- the LOC132913340 gene encoding cystathionine beta-synthase isoform X3, whose protein sequence is MVQDAEEKGLLKPGYTIIEPTSGNTGIGLAMVAAVRGYRCIIVMPEKMSDEKVSTLYALGAEIVRTPTEASWDSPEAHISVAQKLQTEIPNSIILDQYTNPGNPLAHYDQTATEIWKQCEGKLDYVVAGAGTGGTVSGIARKLKELSPDIKIIAVDPKGSILDPESQDSEVGFYEVEGIGYDFVPTVLDRNVIDKWVKTEDYESLNAARMLIREEGLLCGGSSGSALIAALKIAKDIPEGKRIVIVLPDGIRNYLTKFVSNHWMETRGFLQATCQIETNKWWWNMKVSNLSFDKQSLLKENTVTCQEAIQMIKNTDVQLLLISDNDIHIKGVISLNKILSNIISGAVNYTDFVEKTMVKQYVKVKYSASLGYLSRILEKEPYAVILDDERDDAFVGIINQFHILNFITKNNGYNI
- the LOC132913341 gene encoding trafficking protein particle complex subunit 6b; this encodes MRPQVIDTKTNSHASGQADECLFEYLHAEIVNYTLSKSCKNKEGEEELSRLEWMGFSVGYRIIERLTREWNRFKDELDMIKFICTDFWSALYHKQIDNLRTNHHGVYVLQDNFFRLLMKVGFSDKYLRESPRLLTFTCGLLRGSLANLGIISTVNAEISTLPSCKFHVQVQRI